One genomic window of Solanum dulcamara chromosome 10, daSolDulc1.2, whole genome shotgun sequence includes the following:
- the LOC129870561 gene encoding acetylserotonin O-methyltransferase-like → MEKQTNGEARTRDEENNQESHEAQANMWKFVFGFTEMAVIKCAIELGIADFLEKNQEPVSLNQLSIALGCCSTSLYRILRFLINRGIFKETSPENGKISYVQTPLSRLLIKEGENSMAAFLLLESNPVMLAPWHNLSARISSKDNSTPAFDAAHGKDVWKFAEADLEYSNIFNNAMDCDARMTVTAIIDGCPKIFEGVNTVVDVGGGNGRTLRSLVEAFPWINGINFDLPHVASVAPHAIGVVHVGGDMFNYVPKADAAFLKRVLHDWGDEECIQILTKCREAIPKDKGKVIIVEAIIGEKEEIITRGSNNEKLKDVALMFDMAMMAHTTNGKERTAKEWAYVLNAAGFNRHSISHINAVQSVIQAYPS, encoded by the exons ATGGAGAAACAAACAAATGGAGAAGCAAGAACAAGAGATGAAGAAAATAATCAAGAATCTCATGAAGCCCAAGCAAATATGTGGAAGTTTGTGTTTGGTTTCACGGAAATGGCTGTGATTAAATGTGCCATTGAGTTAGGAATTGCtgattttttggaaaaaaatcaagaacctGTTAGTCTAAATCAACTATCTATTGCACTTGGTTGTTGCTCCACTTCCCTCTATCGTATCCTAAG GTTCTTGATCAACCGTGGAATATTCAAGGAGACATCACCCGAAAATGGCAAAATTAGTTATGTTCAAACACCTCTTTCCCGCCTTCTCATTAAAGAAGGCGAGAATAGCATGGCTGCTTTTCTGCTACTCGAAAGCAACCCTGTGATGCTGGCACCGTGGCACAATCTTAGCGCACGTATTTCGTCAAAGGACAATAGTACACCCGCCTTTGATGCAGCGCATGGAAAGGATGTCTGGAAATTTGCAGAAGCTGATCTCGAATACAGTAACATTTTTAATAATGCAATGGATTGCGATGCTAGGATGACTGTAACAGCGATTATCGACGGTTGCCCCAAAATATTCGAGGGGGTGAACACGGTGGTTGATGTTGGTGGTGGTAATGGAAGAACTCTTAGATCATTGGTGGAGGCTTTTCCTTGgattaatgggattaattttGATCTCCCTCACGTTGCTTCTGTTGCTCCTCATGCTATTGGTGTTGTACATGTTGGAGGTGACATGTTTAATTATGTTCCCAAAGCTGATGCAGCATTCCTCAAG CGGGTTTTGCATGATTGGGGAGATGAAGAATGCATACAAATATTAACAAAGTGTAGAGAAGCAATTCCAAAAGACAAAGGGAAAGTGATAATAGTTGAGGCAATAATTggtgaaaaagaagaaattattacAAGAGGATCAAATAATGAGAAGCTCAAAGATGTTGCTTTAATGTTCGATATGGCAATGATGGCTCACACAACCAATGGTAAAGAGAGGACTGCTAAAGAATGGGCTTATGTTTTGAATGCTGCTGGATTCAATAGACACTCTATTAGTCACATTAATGCTGTTCAGTCTGTTATTCAAGCTTATCCTTCTTga